A genomic region of bacterium contains the following coding sequences:
- a CDS encoding NAD(P)H-dependent oxidoreductase subunit E has product MSMAFSDADLARVAQLLDHYPDKEAALLPVLHIARSEFGTLTPEVMEYVAGLLGLSPLQVMDVVSFYTLYPRQEEGRYVIQICATLSCALLGAESLADHLEQRLGIKVGETTPDKKFTLKKVECLGSCGTAPVMQINDVYYENLTVAKIDDILAKLP; this is encoded by the coding sequence ATGAGTATGGCATTCAGCGATGCAGACCTGGCGAGGGTAGCCCAACTCCTCGATCATTACCCCGATAAAGAAGCGGCGCTTCTTCCGGTGCTCCACATCGCCCGATCCGAATTTGGAACCCTGACCCCGGAGGTGATGGAGTATGTCGCTGGGCTGCTCGGGCTATCCCCCCTCCAGGTCATGGATGTGGTCTCCTTCTATACCCTCTATCCACGGCAAGAGGAGGGACGCTATGTGATCCAGATTTGTGCCACCCTCTCCTGCGCGTTGCTCGGTGCTGAATCCCTGGCCGATCATCTCGAACAGAGGCTGGGGATCAAGGTGGGGGAGACCACGCCCGATAAAAAGTTCACCCTCAAGAAAGTGGAGTGCCTGGGCTCTTGCGGCACCGCCCCGGTAATGCAGATCAATGACGTGTATTACGAGAATCTGACCGTCGCGAAGATCGACGACATTTTGGCGAAATTGCCCTGA